The DNA region TTTCGTTTGTCCCCGTCCCCAGGACCACTCTGCTGCAGAATGCTCTGGAACCACAGCGGGGAACCCGGCcccagcctggcacagagccAGCGTACCTGCTGAATGAACTGGCTGGCCGACTGCACGGCTTCCTTCCTGCACCACGTGGGAGGGGTTGGGAGAATGACTGGATGCCCCAAGCATGCTGCGGAGCACCTGCCATGTCTACTtggcaggtggggaaactgaggctcaacagGCAAGTCACAAGGACAAGGAAGTCAAGAGGGGCCTCCAGACTCGTCACCCAGCTGTGGCATGCAGGGGCTGGCCCACCTGGGCCCACTCCCCATCTGCGGGCATTTGGAACCTGCATCAGCCTGTCCGTGGTCTGGCCTCCCCCTGGGTTGAGGCTTGTGGACAAGGCTCTCCGGCCAGAGAAGGGGCTCTCCTGCCGGGCCAGTGGGGCAGGCGAGGGGCTCCTCCTCCCAGAGGAACCCCAGAACCACCGGAGGCTGGTGGAGGCTGGTTTCTGTTACGGCAGACAGGGACAAACAGCAGGTGTGCACGGGCCACCCGCCGCCCCCGTTCACTCCACTGAGTGACAAACAGGAAGTGCCAGTCACCCCAGACACCCTGAAAGTAAAAACAAGCCACGTGATGCCCCACGgcggggagagggcacaggcctcctCGCAGCGCCCTCAGCTCCTGGCTCTGACCTCACTTCCTCCTGTGCCCTCAAGGCACTGACTCCCCCAGTgcacggcccctcccctcccccagctttatTTACGTCATATTATAAATAGTGAAAGACTCCCAAggagttgcaaaaatagtacagagaggtCCCCCAATGTGAGGTCGTATAACCCAGCGCGTTCCCTAAGCCAGGAACCAACACACAGGCCTGGTGGGATCTCACCAGTGTTTGACGTGTCCTGGTGTGTAagtcccacactcacacacacacacacacagcccacgcAGGGCTGTGCCACGCCCACGAGGAACACCCTGCCCAGCTGCACCCCAGCCGCTCTCGGGCCCTCGCGTGCCCTGCTGGCTTTGTGAGTCTGGCTACCCCACTGGACCGTGAGCCCCTGGGACGGGCACCGGGTCTTTCTTACTCTAAGTGTCCCGGGCACAGGGCCCGCATACAGCGGGCGCAGTAAGCACTCAATGAACCAACGATTCTGGGAACAGCCCTGTACGTGCGGCCCAGGCCCGACCCCTCTCCTGTGCTGGTGGTGGGGCGCCCCATGCAGACCCTGCACACGCACATTCACGGCCGCCGGTCTCCACGAGGGCAGCGGGGACCTCCACACAGAGATGCGGGGCCCCTGACACTACAGACCAGGAGGTGTGTGCAACGCCTGGGAGAAGGTCCCACGGGTTCAGTCCCAGGGGGTCTGGGTTTGTCcaaggctggccagagggaggtgcTGGGCCTCATGGAAGGAACCAGGGCGCCGGAGCCCCCAACTCAgggcccccacacccacactgtGAGAGCTTAGGCAAGTTTTTCCTCTGGCGCCTGAACTGGAGGCTGGAGTGACACCGTCAAGGGCTGCCGTGCGACTCATCACGGACAAATCCCAGGCCCTCCCATGGGCCAGGCCCCCATCGACCGCTCAGCACACAGGTGCTCGCACACTCAGCCGGGAGGCATTCCCACCGTCCAAACGGGGAGAAGAGCCAGCGAGAAAGGGCCGGCCTGGCCTCGAACCCAGGGTCCTTgctccagcacccagcacacCTGACACCCAGCTGCCCCAAGACTCCATCTTGTCATCTGggcccccagggcctggccccatgcctggcacagagcaggacgCACGGAAAATGGGTGGGGTCCACAGCATGGCCCTCTTAAGAATGGGGTGGCTAGGCTGTGCCCAGGGAAGCAGCTGGCCCTTCAAAAATAACCCGAGGGGGGTTCCATTGCAGGCAGGCCCAGGACCAGCCTCAGATCCTGGCAGGCCTTAGGCCCAAGCATGAACAAACACCATCCGACACCAGGAGGCCCTCCCAGGCCAGATCCAAGGCTCTCCAGCCGCTCTGACCTTCACCCCTGCCTGCAGCCTGCTGACTGTCCCACCAGCCAGCAAAGGGACGCTCGCCTGCCTTGATCCAGCCCCTCGTCACCCGGCCCCGGCCCCATGTGTGGGTCCATGAAGGAAATGCAGTTGGCGGGTCAGTCCCGAAAGATCCCAGCACCCTACTCCTTTGGTGGCTCTTCCCACACTGACATTTGTGGCCCAGCCGGGGAGGGATTCCAGCAGCCTTGCCCAAAAGTGGGGCCGAGGGATCCGTAGAGCTGTCCGGGCCTATGGGGACCAGGAAGGCCAGCCAGGCAGGAGAGGGGTTAACCGGTTTACAAACCGAGCTGCCCGGGCTCCGGCTCCCACAGTGCCCTCGGCCAACAAcaggcctgcctccctgccagcccggaGCTGACAAAACTGACCGCTGAGTCAGGCCCGGCCACACTCCCAAGCCCAATTGTTTGCAAAGACAAAAGGGGCGCTGACAGCCCAACTCTGCGGCCGGGCAGGCGGGCACTGGAGAAGGCAGCTGACCCAGCCGGCCGCCTCTCCTGGGAAACGCACCCAagggcctcacccaggcctggacCTCAGCAAGGCCTGGTGCGGGGGAGGCAGCGAGATTCTGAGACTTAAGTCCCCCGGCCCATGGGCAGTCCTTGTAATCCCTTGTCCCTGTTTGGGTGTCCACCCCCTGGCAACCAACAAATAGCTGGAGGCCTCTTCCCCCGTCACAGGTATTAAATGGCCAGCCAGCAGATTCAGTTACAAAACATTGTCACCTGAGGTGGGGAACGCATGGCGCAAAGATCTGTGACCGACCCCAACTACCTTAAGAGGGGTGACGCTCTGGGGACCCCAAGGGGCaaggtcagacatccctctcaccccctacccccaccccagagaACGGGGGTTGAGAGTGTGGATTCTAGAGctggcctgggttcaaaccctgtcACTCCAGCCACCCTAGACCGGTTGTTAACCTTTTCTTCAACCTTTCTTTGCCTCGGTTTCCCTCTCTATGAAGAGAGGATGTCTCAATCCCCATTTCAGAGGGCAGGCGTGAGGACAGGAGACCCGGCCGGAGCAGGGCACCCAGCCCCACGTGCCGGCTCCGtgtcagaggaggaagctgaggctcaggaagAGGACATCACTTGCCAAGATGGACCCAGCTGGTGAGTGACAGAATCAGGATCTGAGCGTGCGTCTGCAGGACCCAGAGGCCAGGCACCAACAGTACTAGAGTCTCAGGGACAGCTGCGCTGGATCAGACTTGGGTGGGGAAGGCATTGTTGCATTTCCAGCAGGAAAGAGCTGCATGTGCCCGAGGCTCACGCCCTGATCTTtgtgcagctggccctgccccgggGCACCTGGTGTGGATCTTGGGAACACAGCCAGGGCTATGGAAATGAGGAACGCCCTCCTCGGGTGGCCTGAACCCCAGAGAGGAAGAACCTGGGGTGACGGCAGGAAGACCGGGGTGTCTCCAAAACCCTCCCAAGACAACTGTAGACATTTACAAAGCAGAACGCTGGCGAGAAGGAAACCCAGAACCACCTGTTCTCGGCCACCCTCCAGGCTCCCCCCGAGGAGGGCAGACTGGAGCTGAGCTCACACACATGTGCAATCCACACTGAAACCACGTGCAGGCACCCCCGCGTCTGGGCATGGGGCAGTTCCTCAGTCATCTGGCTGACCTGCGCAGCCCACCGCAGCCCGGCTCTATCCCTGCTCTGGTCCTTGGTCCACGCTGCCTGCCCCAGTGCGCTGGATGGTCCTCACACTGTGCCTCTCCCCAGGGCAGGGGCACGCACGAATGCGCGAAACTGGTCTCTACTAGCCTAAGCAGTGCTTATGCTCTAAGAGGAGCTGCCTTTTTATAACGGTCCTCCCGCCTCCCACAAAGAAACCACCTCCCAACCCCAACAACAAGCTCCCTGCACGGGGCGCACAGCCGACATCAATCACGGGGCTGGAAAGTCAGACCGCATGGCAAGCTCCTTTGTGCCCCTGAAGTGTGCATGTCCTTCCCCAAGCAGCTGCCAGGCCTTATATGTTCTAAGAAAaaaagcaagggggggggggggggcttttttgGACAGAGGAGGGCGGGACGCGCTGCTCCAAAGCATGTCAGACAAAAGGTCCACGGGCCAGCCTGCCGGGGCCGGGACATCTGGCCCTGATCCTGGCTCACCTGCTCCAGCTTCACAGACGTCGGACCCCGGCTGGCAGTGACCTGCTGCCACCATCTGTCGGGCACTGGAGGTCAGAGGGGCTCCCTGAGAAGAGCCCAGCGCGCCAGTTCCTAAGAACGTCAGCAATGCTTCCAGAGTTCTCACCTCCCCAAGCCACACCGTCCTAACGCCTGCACTCACAGCAGCCAGAGGTGCTGCTACCGTCCCCACTGCGCAGGTGAGCAAACAGGCAGAGACGAGACGCCTGTGTCAGCTGCTGCAGGTCTCACCGCCCGTAAGGGGGAagccgggatttgaacccaggctgcaggctcgagcccctgctccccactctgAGGTGTGGCCTCTGCCGGGGTGGAGAAACGAAACCTGTCTTCCCTTCAGTTCTCCCAGCTTGTCcccaccttctcccacccccaaaaCACAATCATGTTTCTGAAAAGTTGGAGAAGATGAACGATGGTTCTCCAGACACAGAAACGGGGCTGCAAATGGCAAAACCAAGGCAGTGGGATGGGAAGTCCTAGGATGAAATGGCACCCACACTGGGAGACCCAGgaaacccccacccccgtctccaGCCAGCCACTCCACTCACCCATAGGTCCGCTGGATCAAGGTGGGGTGCAGCTGCTGTACCCCGATGGCAAAACCTACAACGAGACCACAGTTAGGGGCTGGGCCTCACTGGGGATGCAGAACAACCCAGCTATACAAGTCTAACCAAAAAGGATAATCCACTTCCTTGCCCCTCCCAGGCTACCCCCACATGAACCCCAAAGCTCCCAGCTAAACAGGTCAAGGGACCTGGGGGGTAGCAGCCTCTAGGCTTTGGTCCTTCTGACCTCGGGTCCCAGAGACCAACTTCCTGTGACGcaccctcctctccctgtccTACGGGCACAAGCAGCTGGACCGGCTAGATGCAGGGGTCCAGCTCCCAAGCTAGGGGATGACTGCCCTGTGATGGCTCTGCAAGCACATGACAGCCGACTGCCACTCctggggcgggcagggcagggcaggggggtggCGCTAGACAGACACCGATGCTGAATATAGCAACTGACAAAAGCCTGGGAAGGGAAACAGCCTCTCACCAGAATGGAGGCTCCTCGGCTTGGCGCCCAGATAGGCCAGGTTCACGTTGGCCTTGCGGCCGTCGATGTTGGGATTAGGGTCTTTGCAAGCCCTCTCAGCTGCAGCCCGGTCGGCCATAGTCACCTGGAGGAACAGACGCATCAGAGGCTTCCCTTGTAGGGTGCAGGGCGAgggctccaccccccacccctgtgaccCCACGCCGGGGGCCCTCCCACAAAGCTGCCCCCTGGATTCCAGCTCCTCCCTCGAAGTTCAAGTGTCAGGGAAGCTTTGCCTTCAAGGACAAAAACACTCCCCAGAGGAGACAGGGCACCCTCTTCCCCAGAGGCCGGGGCCTATAAATTTCCTCATGGGAGGGGTCTGGGGACACTGTATTTAGAAAGGACGAAGCTGTTTTCAAACCGCTGTTCACTTAAATTGGTATTTCTTAGTGGCGGCACAGGGGACTGTTGGAAAATATGGGGGGAGGGGCGCTAACGGGTTCAAAGCGCCCAGGGGTGAAGGCTCTGCTTCTCCCTGGCTAGCTGCTCCAGAAAGTCCCGAGAATAGTCGTCTGACCCCCAAACCTCGCCACAAACTCAGAAGTTCTAAATGGACACAGCGGGTCTCCCCTTTAAcccgggtgtggggtgggggcaggtagacCCAGCCGTGGGTAGTGGGGGCGGAACCGGCTGGAGCGTGAACCGCCGCCCCCGGAGTCCGAGAGGGGGCAGCAGGTGCCGGCGCCGGCTGAAGGCGCCCGAGCGGCCGCGGGGCGGCTGGGCGTGCGCCCGCCGGTTGACTCGGCGCCCCGGGCCAAGAGGAGTGCAGGTTGGAGTGCGCGCCCGGCCGCGGGGCCACTTACGAAGCCGTAGCCGCGGGACTTGCCCGTCTGGCGGTCGGTGATGACCACGGCCTCCTCGATGTCCCCGAAGCCCTCGAAATACTTCCTGAGCGAGGCGTCGGTGGTATGGTAGGGCAGGCCGCCCACGAAGATCTTGGTGAACGTGGTGTCCTTCTGCGAGCCGTGCATGGCgccgggggcggccgggggccGCGGGAAGCCCGCGCTCGGGGCGCACGGCGCGGGCTGCAGCAGCATGGGGGGCGCCCTGCGGCCTACGGACCCCGGCCGCGCGGGGATGCGCGCATGGGCGGCGGCGGGGAGAGAGCTGGGCAGCAGGGGCGCCTCCGGGCCGGTCCACTCGAGGGCCGCTCCCGCCGTGCACGCCGCGCTAGGCTGCGCTGCGCTCCAGCCGGCGCTACGGGCACTCTGCGCCCCGGCGCCTGCCCCCGGGCTTTGTAGCCGGCTCCGCCCCCAGACAGCCTCGGGCCCGCCCCCGTTCGGCCCCTGGCGCGCGGGGTCCGCCGGGAAGCGTAGtccgggccccgccccgccgcgccctGAGCGCGTGCGGAAGGATTGGGGTGGGGTCTGCTGCCGGAGCCCGCGCATCCGGACGTTTCCGGTGGTCCTACTACGTGCCTGCGTAGTTCCAGGCCTCTGCCCTCGTGGAACGCTGAATCTAATGAATCAGATATGGGCATTTATTAGATGTTTACTGAGTCAATATTTAGCCCATTGCTACTAGACTACAGCGACATATGCTAAaagtgaaatgattttttaaaatctatagatATAATTCATCTGACGAATATTAATCAGGACATGGGGGCGGCAGGGATGCAAAAAACACACTCTAGCCCCACGGAGCATCTATGAATAAGACAATCCAACAAGTAAAAATACACAATATATAATCcggaaagaaagaaatcaggttGCTGCGGTCCAGGAGGGGCCCGAGTGGTCCCGgaggccccccctccctcccccgcctcccccctcccccccccgccctcgtCGATGGGGCAGGGGAGGTAGTCCTGGGCTCTTTAGAAGTTTGTTGccaacctctgctgctgccagagattcctccttcctccaccctTGGAGGAGACAAGCAGAGGCTGTCCACCTTCCCTTTGTTCCTGTCTCCAACCACAGAAACAGGCCCATTTTCAGCCCTCTCAATGTCACACCTAGCAGGTCGGCTACAGAATTTTCAGAGTTCAAAGTTATTAGGAAATTCACATTTGATAGGAGAGCACTTAACCAAGTGAAGTGTGGGGCCTTTCTGAGCATCCCGTCATGGGACTGTGCAGGTCACTGCCCTCAACGCTGGCCCTGGCACCAACTTCCCCCACCAGTGGGTCACACCATGATGCCAGGCCAGCTCTGGGGGCGTCAGACCTTCTGCATGTCCGGGCACCATTGGGACCCCCTGTACAGTTGGGAACTGGAACTCTAAGTGGGGTCACTCCTGGCCCCAACCCATGGACTTCTCTCTGGACAGTGGGACACAGGCTGGGGTCTGTGGGGACACTAGTGACACCAGGTGGGCTGAAGAGGAAGGGATGCAGGCGAACTGTTTGCTAGTTATTCAGGCTGTGTTTGAACCCAGGTCCGCTCAAACCTGTCTCAAGCTCCTGGACTCCCTGATTCCAAGATGCACCGGCAGCCACTGAAGTCTGATCCCTCCTTCCCCAAGCCCTGGCCCTAACCGCCTTACACTGGGTATGGAACCCTAAGTCTTCAGAGAGCCTACAGGGAACACACTTTTCTGTGTCAACTCATTTCCCCCTTCTCTTGTCACTCACTGTCCCTCCAACTCGCTGGGCACAACActgcctccaggcctttgccacaTCCCCTGGCAAGCAGAGGGCCCTCGGGAAACAGATGAGTGAATGCACAATGGGACGAGGGAGGCGAGGAGAGCTCTCAACTAGGAAAGGGACCCTCCGACCACCCTTTTTGAAAACTTTGATTAAAGTGTGACTAGCACTTTTCCTCCCTGGCCGCCGGAAGATCAGCCACCATCCCTGAACGACACAGT from Eptesicus fuscus isolate TK198812 chromosome 12, DD_ASM_mEF_20220401, whole genome shotgun sequence includes:
- the RBM38 gene encoding RNA-binding protein 38 isoform X1 — encoded protein: MLLQPAPCAPSAGFPRPPAAPGAMHGSQKDTTFTKIFVGGLPYHTTDASLRKYFEGFGDIEEAVVITDRQTGKSRGYGFVTMADRAAAERACKDPNPNIDGRKANVNLAYLGAKPRSLHSGFAIGVQQLHPTLIQRTYGLTPHYIYPQAIVQPSVVIPAAPVPSLSSPFLEYTPASPAYTQYPPATYDQYPYAASPASVTSFVGYSYPAAVPPGLSASAPTGTTFVQYQPPQLQPDRMQ
- the RBM38 gene encoding RNA-binding protein 38 isoform X2, producing the protein MLLQPAPCAPSAGFPRPPAAPGAMHGSQKDTTFTKIFVGGLPYHTTDASLRKYFEGFGDIEEAVVITDRQTGKSRGYGFGALSPLGSVFVLEGKASLTLELRGRSWNPGGSFVGGPPVTMADRAAAERACKDPNPNIDGRKANVNLAYLGAKPRSLHSGFAIGVQQLHPTLIQRTYGLTPHYIYPQAIVQPSVVIPAAPVPSLSSPFLEYTPASPAYTQYPPATYDQYPYAASPASVTSFVGYSYPAAVPPGLSASAPTGTTFVQYQPPQLQPDRMQ